From Deinococcus aquaticus, one genomic window encodes:
- the ruvX gene encoding Holliday junction resolvase RuvX produces the protein MSDPHPESLNADQTGTPNAAGLPVILALDVSKNRIGFAVNAGTLAFGRGSVDRKRLPLDLKAVRLKVAETGATLLLLGLPLRTDGAHSPAADRVRAFGKILTEKGYVIAYQDERFTTRRARDLGAADEDEAAAVQILELYLLGRS, from the coding sequence GTGAGCGACCCCCACCCAGAGTCCCTGAACGCCGACCAGACCGGCACCCCGAATGCGGCCGGGCTGCCCGTGATCCTGGCGCTGGATGTCAGCAAGAACCGCATCGGGTTTGCGGTGAACGCGGGCACGCTGGCGTTCGGGCGGGGCAGCGTGGACCGCAAGCGGCTGCCGCTGGACCTGAAGGCCGTGCGCCTGAAGGTCGCCGAGACCGGCGCGACCCTGCTGCTGCTGGGGTTGCCGCTGCGCACCGACGGCGCGCACAGCCCGGCCGCCGACCGCGTGCGGGCCTTCGGGAAGATCCTGACCGAGAAGGGCTACGTGATCGCCTACCAGGACGAGCGGTTCACGACCCGCCGCGCCCGCGACCTGGGCGCCGCCGACGAGGACGAGGCGGCGGCCGTGCAGATCCTGGAACTGTACCTGCTGGGCCGCTCCTGA
- a CDS encoding enoyl-CoA hydratase-related protein codes for MTQTSVIAAHTSAGVRTLTLNRPDRLNAANDELLLALTAELRAADADSAVRVVVITGAGRGFCAGQDLGDVSGRGMTFTEHLNATYNPLIRTIRGLGKPVITAVNGVAAGAGASLALSGDIRLWAQSASLIEVFSNIALVPDSGSTWFLPRLVGYHRAFEMMALADRVRADDALRLGLCEQVFPDDTFEQAVQAYAERLAARPANALKLTKQALNAAMTGTLDEALDQEAALQQLAGDHWEHEEGVTAFKEKRPAQFVRDAE; via the coding sequence ATGACCCAAACGAGCGTTATTGCCGCGCACACCAGCGCAGGCGTGCGGACCCTGACCCTGAACCGCCCGGACCGCCTGAACGCCGCCAACGACGAGCTGCTGCTCGCCCTGACCGCCGAACTGCGCGCCGCCGACGCCGACAGCGCCGTGCGTGTCGTCGTGATCACCGGGGCCGGGCGCGGCTTCTGCGCCGGGCAGGACCTCGGGGACGTGTCCGGGCGCGGCATGACCTTCACCGAGCACCTGAACGCCACGTACAACCCCCTGATCCGCACCATTCGCGGCCTGGGCAAACCCGTGATCACCGCCGTGAACGGCGTGGCGGCCGGGGCCGGAGCGAGCCTTGCCCTAAGCGGCGACATCCGCCTGTGGGCGCAGTCTGCCAGCCTGATCGAGGTGTTCAGCAACATCGCGCTCGTCCCGGATTCCGGCAGCACGTGGTTCCTGCCGCGCCTCGTGGGCTACCACCGCGCCTTCGAGATGATGGCCCTTGCCGACCGCGTCAGGGCCGACGACGCCCTGCGCCTGGGCCTGTGCGAACAGGTCTTCCCGGACGACACCTTCGAGCAGGCCGTGCAGGCCTACGCCGAACGCCTCGCTGCGCGCCCCGCCAACGCCCTGAAACTCACCAAGCAGGCCCTGAACGCCGCCATGACCGGCACCCTCGACGAGGCGCTGGATCAGGAAGCCGCCCTGCAACAACTCGCCGGGGACCACTGGGAACACGAGGAAGGCGTCACGGCCTTCAAGGAAAAACGCCCCGCACAGTTCGTACGGGACGCCGAGTAA
- a CDS encoding XdhC family protein — translation MNAAETRALLGALRDALGRGQQAAIATVVGVHGSAYRREGTRMLVLDDGAQVCMLSGGCLEAEVVEVALDVIRTGAPTVTHYDLSEDATWGLGIGCGGSVDVRVERVDAHDPVTAAWLSALEAGRAAALIVPLYGEGRALVMPGGEVPGADVLGALSADLHAPAVAAALERLGSREPRAATLTLPGADGAEGTPVFIDLSSPPPQLVLYGAGHDAMPLSAQAHALGYDVHVIDPRGAYLTPGRFPGATLHDLSPEDLGAFTPSPRAHLIVMNHHVDRDRICLRHALESGAEYVGVLGPRSRALDLLATLEGEGVTFTDAQLSRLRSPIGLRLGAEAPEEVALSILAELMAWRRGYDGSFLSGHAGRIHHAPTHPAAPST, via the coding sequence ATGAATGCTGCTGAGACCCGCGCCCTGCTGGGCGCCCTGCGTGACGCCCTGGGCCGGGGGCAACAGGCGGCCATTGCGACCGTCGTGGGCGTGCACGGCAGCGCGTACCGCCGCGAGGGCACCCGCATGCTGGTCCTGGATGACGGCGCGCAGGTGTGCATGCTCTCCGGCGGCTGCCTGGAGGCCGAGGTGGTCGAGGTGGCGCTGGACGTGATCCGCACGGGCGCGCCAACCGTCACTCACTATGACCTGTCCGAGGACGCCACCTGGGGTCTGGGCATCGGCTGCGGCGGCAGCGTGGACGTGCGCGTGGAACGCGTGGACGCCCACGATCCGGTCACGGCCGCGTGGCTCTCGGCGCTGGAGGCGGGGCGGGCGGCTGCGCTGATCGTGCCCCTGTACGGCGAGGGCCGCGCGCTGGTCATGCCCGGCGGAGAGGTGCCCGGTGCTGATGTACTGGGCGCGCTGAGCGCCGACCTGCACGCCCCGGCGGTCGCGGCGGCGCTGGAACGCCTGGGTAGCCGCGAACCGCGCGCCGCGACCCTGACCCTGCCGGGAGCGGACGGCGCGGAGGGCACGCCGGTTTTCATCGACCTGAGCAGCCCGCCGCCGCAACTGGTGCTGTACGGCGCCGGGCACGACGCCATGCCGCTCTCGGCGCAGGCGCACGCGCTGGGCTACGACGTGCACGTGATCGACCCGCGCGGCGCGTACCTGACGCCCGGCCGCTTCCCCGGCGCGACCCTGCACGACCTGAGCCCCGAGGACCTGGGGGCGTTCACGCCCTCGCCGCGCGCGCACCTGATCGTCATGAACCACCACGTGGACCGGGACCGGATCTGTCTGCGGCACGCGCTGGAATCCGGCGCGGAGTACGTGGGCGTGCTCGGCCCCCGCAGCCGCGCGCTGGACCTGCTCGCCACGCTGGAAGGCGAGGGCGTGACCTTCACGGACGCGCAACTCTCGCGCCTGCGTTCGCCCATCGGCCTGCGCCTGGGGGCCGAGGCGCCCGAGGAGGTCGCGCTGAGTATCCTGGCGGAACTGATGGCGTGGCGGCGCGGGTACGACGGATCGTTCCTGAGCGGGCACGCGGGCCGCATCCACCACGCGCCCACCCACCCGGCCGCGCCCTCCACCTGA
- a CDS encoding peptidase C39 family protein, whose translation MTYPNSTTILHEQPGDWAGAQASGVTVGAGGLSLNAGAASGTLTSATLRAPAFDELVPSWNAVTPAGGSVSVEVRAELTGGRWSRWFSFGSWSGGPERASLDGQKDASGQMLTDTLRLNAKAAAFQYRVTLRGAGTRVNLLAFNTSDRARRAAGLGTPGDRAAWGREVRVPMRSQMLYPDGGEVWCSPTSVSMILAHWGRAVTVPDAARGTFDRVYDGTGNWPFNAAYAATQGMRAFITRLPSLAQAERFTAAGIPLAVSLGWKVGELPGAAIPSSSGHLMVLTGFDAQGNPVLNDPAAPSDAGVRRTYPRAAFEKLWLTHSGGLSYVIAPPGTRLP comes from the coding sequence ATGACCTACCCGAACAGCACGACCATCCTTCATGAGCAGCCCGGCGACTGGGCGGGCGCGCAGGCCAGCGGCGTGACCGTGGGCGCGGGCGGCCTGAGCCTGAACGCCGGCGCGGCGAGCGGCACGCTGACCTCGGCCACATTACGCGCCCCGGCCTTCGATGAACTGGTGCCGTCCTGGAACGCCGTGACCCCGGCAGGCGGCAGCGTGAGCGTGGAGGTCCGGGCGGAACTGACGGGCGGCCGGTGGTCCCGGTGGTTCAGCTTCGGATCGTGGAGCGGCGGCCCCGAGCGGGCCAGTCTGGACGGGCAGAAGGACGCCTCGGGGCAGATGCTGACCGACACGCTGCGCCTGAACGCGAAGGCGGCGGCGTTCCAGTACCGCGTGACCCTGCGCGGCGCGGGCACCCGCGTGAACCTGCTGGCCTTCAACACCTCGGACCGGGCGCGGCGCGCGGCGGGCCTGGGCACGCCCGGCGACCGCGCTGCGTGGGGCCGCGAGGTGCGCGTGCCCATGCGCTCGCAGATGCTGTACCCGGACGGCGGCGAGGTCTGGTGCAGCCCCACCAGCGTCAGCATGATCCTCGCGCACTGGGGCCGCGCCGTGACCGTACCGGACGCCGCGCGCGGCACCTTCGACCGTGTGTACGACGGCACCGGCAACTGGCCGTTCAATGCCGCGTACGCCGCCACGCAGGGCATGCGGGCCTTCATCACGCGCCTGCCCAGTCTGGCGCAGGCCGAGCGGTTCACGGCGGCCGGGATTCCGCTGGCGGTCAGTCTCGGCTGGAAGGTCGGGGAGTTGCCAGGCGCGGCCATTCCCAGCAGCAGCGGGCACCTGATGGTCCTGACCGGCTTTGACGCGCAGGGCAACCCGGTCCTGAACGACCCGGCCGCCCCCAGCGACGCGGGCGTGCGGCGCACGTACCCCCGCGCCGCCTTCGAGAAACTCTGGCTGACCCACAGCGGCGGCCTGAGCTACGTGATCGCCCCCCCCGGCACGCGCCTGCCCTGA
- a CDS encoding adenine deaminase — MSGVSAGVSEGVRGVDRRRLVRVARGEEPGDLLVRGAQVVQPATREVFAADVLVADGRIAALGSGFQAARVIEARGAFLAPGFIDGHVHIESSLLTPAGFAGAVLGRGTTGVVAEPHELVNVLGAAGLEWMLAAGRSSGLRVWASAPSCVPASPFESGGAVVDAEGVAGMLRLPGVLGLAEMMNYPGVLGGSGDVWDVLEAGRGSGLRLDGHASGVRGRDLMGYAAAGLHSDHEATTPDEARERLRAGLWLMVREGSAARNLEALLPVLLDRPRRAMLVSDDVSVDELLELGHLDRLLRTCVAGGLHPADAVALVTCNPAEYWGLHDCGLVAPGYLADFVLLRDLSDFGVLETFVGGQEARAGTVTPPLPGGGVNLGAGWDAATFGVPAHWPVMQVSASQITTGVGAPGSGDARLVVANRYGRGEWSACLTSGTGMGDGGTLGISVLHDAHNAAFLGGTDADVRAAGRALEAMGGGVVVVSGSEVRASLPLPFAGLMTDQPPAEAAARLGEVTAACRALGCRLPYPVTTLSFLGLTVIPALKLTPRGLLDVNAWTYLP, encoded by the coding sequence ATGTCTGGTGTGTCTGCGGGTGTGTCTGAAGGAGTGCGTGGGGTGGATCGCCGCCGTCTGGTGCGGGTGGCGCGTGGTGAGGAACCGGGGGACCTGCTGGTGCGGGGCGCGCAGGTGGTGCAGCCGGCCACGCGCGAGGTGTTCGCGGCGGACGTGCTCGTCGCGGACGGGCGGATCGCGGCGCTGGGGTCCGGCTTCCAGGCGGCGCGGGTGATCGAGGCGCGCGGGGCGTTCCTCGCGCCGGGGTTCATCGACGGGCACGTGCATATCGAGTCGAGTCTGTTGACCCCGGCGGGCTTCGCGGGCGCGGTGCTGGGGCGCGGCACGACGGGCGTGGTGGCCGAACCGCACGAACTGGTGAACGTGCTGGGCGCGGCGGGCCTGGAGTGGATGCTCGCGGCGGGCCGTTCGTCGGGGCTGCGGGTGTGGGCGTCGGCGCCGTCGTGCGTGCCGGCCAGTCCGTTCGAGTCGGGCGGCGCGGTCGTGGACGCGGAGGGCGTGGCGGGCATGTTGCGCCTGCCGGGCGTGCTGGGTCTGGCCGAGATGATGAACTATCCGGGCGTGCTGGGCGGCAGCGGGGACGTGTGGGACGTGCTGGAGGCCGGGCGTGGCTCGGGTCTGCGGCTGGACGGGCACGCGTCGGGCGTGCGGGGCCGGGACCTGATGGGGTACGCGGCGGCGGGCCTGCACTCGGATCACGAGGCGACCACGCCCGACGAGGCCCGCGAGCGGCTGCGGGCGGGCCTGTGGCTGATGGTGCGCGAGGGCTCGGCGGCGCGGAACCTGGAGGCGCTGCTGCCGGTGCTGCTGGACCGTCCCCGGCGGGCGATGCTGGTCAGTGACGACGTGAGCGTGGACGAACTGCTGGAACTGGGGCACCTGGACCGCCTGCTGCGGACCTGCGTGGCGGGTGGCCTGCACCCGGCCGACGCGGTGGCGCTGGTGACCTGCAACCCGGCCGAGTACTGGGGTCTGCACGACTGCGGGCTGGTCGCGCCGGGCTACCTCGCGGATTTCGTGCTGCTGCGGGACCTGTCGGACTTCGGGGTGCTGGAGACCTTCGTGGGCGGGCAGGAGGCGCGCGCCGGGACGGTCACGCCGCCGCTGCCGGGTGGGGGCGTGAACCTGGGGGCCGGGTGGGACGCGGCAACGTTCGGGGTGCCGGCGCACTGGCCGGTCATGCAGGTCAGCGCGTCGCAGATCACGACCGGGGTGGGCGCGCCGGGCAGCGGGGACGCGCGGCTGGTCGTCGCGAACCGTTACGGGCGGGGCGAGTGGTCGGCGTGCCTGACTTCCGGCACCGGCATGGGGGACGGGGGGACGCTGGGCATCAGCGTGCTGCACGACGCGCACAACGCAGCGTTTCTGGGTGGCACCGACGCGGACGTGCGGGCCGCCGGGCGGGCCCTGGAGGCGATGGGGGGCGGCGTGGTGGTCGTGTCGGGCAGCGAGGTGCGGGCCAGCCTGCCGCTACCGTTCGCGGGCCTGATGACCGACCAGCCTCCCGCAGAGGCGGCCGCGCGCCTGGGCGAGGTGACGGCGGCGTGCCGGGCGCTGG
- a CDS encoding long-chain fatty acid--CoA ligase, whose translation MQGNMMDVQLTVPTILERIRTQYAAREVVSLLVAGRDEQGNPVAHKHRTTYGQVADRALRLAAGLLGLGLQPGDRVATLAVNSFRHLEAYLGVPSAGLVLHTVNIRLHPEQIAWILNHAEDRVLLIENVFAAMIPALKAACPKLEHIFVLGPTPQPIPLPGVADYDTFVGDSAPLARYPQIQETDAAAMCYTSGTTGNPKGVVYTHRSTLLHSMVSAPKDALNVGEADSVLPIVPMFHVNAWGLPYTCAMYGAKQVYAGVFADGRSVASLLRDEQVTITAGVPTIWMGLLGELDRAAADGQPYDLSRVERMIVGGSAAPESMIRAFSDRHGLSLLQAWGMTETHPLGTASGVPAGVDPTSDEGFALRAKQGRTVPLIELEILSDDGQRLPHDGKTMGRLITRGPWVANSYFKGEGQSNFFDLDGQLWFDTGDIATLDERGYMHIQDRAKDLIKSGGEWIGSVDLENAIMAHPAVAMCAVIAMDDPKWDERPLAIVVPRPGQTVTHDALTEFIAPKFAKWWLPDATVVTDQLPIGATGKILKRELRDQYRGYSSNPGLVPPANPDRSE comes from the coding sequence ATGCAAGGCAACATGATGGACGTTCAACTGACCGTACCGACCATTCTCGAACGCATCCGCACGCAGTACGCCGCCCGCGAGGTCGTCAGCCTGCTGGTCGCCGGACGTGACGAGCAGGGCAACCCGGTGGCCCACAAGCATCGCACCACCTACGGACAGGTCGCGGACCGCGCGCTGCGCCTCGCCGCCGGCCTGCTGGGCCTGGGCCTGCAACCGGGCGACCGGGTGGCGACGCTGGCCGTGAACTCGTTCCGGCACCTGGAGGCGTACCTGGGCGTGCCCAGCGCCGGGCTGGTGCTGCACACCGTGAACATCCGCCTGCACCCCGAGCAGATCGCCTGGATCCTGAACCACGCCGAGGACCGCGTGCTGCTGATCGAGAACGTGTTCGCCGCGATGATCCCCGCCCTGAAGGCCGCCTGCCCGAAACTGGAGCACATCTTCGTGCTGGGGCCGACGCCGCAGCCCATCCCGCTGCCCGGCGTGGCCGACTACGACACGTTCGTGGGCGACAGCGCCCCCCTGGCCCGCTACCCGCAGATCCAGGAGACCGACGCGGCCGCCATGTGTTACACCAGCGGCACCACCGGCAACCCCAAGGGCGTGGTGTACACGCACCGCTCCACGCTGCTGCACTCGATGGTCAGCGCGCCCAAGGACGCCCTGAACGTCGGTGAGGCCGACAGCGTGCTGCCCATCGTGCCCATGTTCCACGTGAACGCCTGGGGTCTGCCGTACACCTGCGCCATGTACGGCGCCAAGCAGGTGTACGCCGGGGTGTTCGCGGACGGCCGCAGCGTCGCCAGCCTCCTGCGTGACGAGCAGGTGACCATCACGGCGGGCGTGCCCACCATCTGGATGGGCCTGCTGGGCGAACTCGACCGCGCCGCCGCCGACGGGCAACCCTACGACCTGAGCCGCGTGGAACGCATGATCGTGGGCGGCAGCGCCGCGCCCGAAAGCATGATCCGCGCCTTCTCGGACCGCCACGGCCTGAGCCTGCTGCAGGCCTGGGGCATGACCGAAACGCACCCGCTGGGTACCGCCAGCGGCGTCCCGGCCGGCGTGGACCCCACCAGCGACGAGGGCTTCGCCCTGCGCGCCAAGCAGGGCCGCACCGTGCCCCTGATCGAACTGGAGATCCTCAGCGACGACGGTCAGCGCCTCCCGCACGACGGGAAAACCATGGGCCGCCTGATCACGCGCGGCCCGTGGGTGGCGAACAGCTACTTCAAAGGCGAGGGCCAGAGCAACTTCTTCGACCTCGACGGGCAACTCTGGTTCGACACGGGCGACATCGCCACCCTGGACGAACGCGGCTACATGCACATCCAGGACCGCGCCAAGGACCTGATCAAGAGCGGCGGCGAATGGATCGGCAGCGTCGACCTGGAAAACGCCATCATGGCCCACCCGGCCGTCGCCATGTGCGCCGTGATCGCCATGGACGACCCCAAGTGGGACGAGCGTCCCCTGGCCATCGTCGTGCCCCGCCCCGGCCAGACGGTCACGCACGACGCCCTGACCGAATTCATCGCGCCCAAATTCGCCAAGTGGTGGCTGCCCGACGCGACCGTCGTCACCGATCAGCTGCCCATCGGCGCGACCGGCAAGATCCTGAAACGCGAACTGCGCGACCAGTACCGCGGGTACAGCAGCAACCCCGGCCTGGTGCCGCCCGCCAACCCCGACCGCAGCGAGTAA
- a CDS encoding alpha/beta hydrolase: MAVSVDGQWVTFSPPAGAVGLIGDMTDWRKRAPLPVVDGGPLRLRLPRGAWVEYAWVDAAGEAFADPDNAQKSLNPWWPYPRAAVVGEYTRHPLWQAPDATLKGTAHRLTWEGTVFPGTRRAIVYTPHGYAGGPLPVYYVQDGVAFYRTGKLGDVMDRAVQAGLTEGAGLVFVEPGDRNEEYYLNPRYLDFLTQEVMPRVEGELVQASVRGLWGASLGGLISLFLGSRHPELFSRVAAHSGAFIARPGATRDGVIDTTTAGEWLLEQLRAAPPTHLTTSLDTGTLEWLTGPNRRMAGLFADLGLNHQYREYPSGHNWVTWREALPEAFLYLQGGA; this comes from the coding sequence ATGGCTGTTTCGGTGGATGGGCAGTGGGTGACGTTCTCGCCTCCGGCGGGTGCCGTGGGCCTGATCGGGGACATGACGGACTGGCGCAAGCGCGCGCCGCTGCCGGTGGTGGATGGCGGGCCGCTGCGCCTGCGACTGCCGCGTGGGGCGTGGGTGGAGTACGCGTGGGTGGACGCGGCCGGCGAGGCGTTCGCGGACCCGGACAACGCGCAGAAGTCCCTGAATCCGTGGTGGCCGTACCCGCGTGCGGCGGTGGTAGGTGAGTACACCCGCCACCCGCTGTGGCAGGCGCCGGACGCGACCCTGAAGGGCACGGCGCACCGCCTGACCTGGGAAGGCACGGTGTTTCCGGGAACGCGCCGGGCGATCGTGTACACGCCGCACGGGTACGCGGGGGGGCCGCTGCCGGTGTACTACGTGCAGGACGGCGTGGCGTTCTACCGCACCGGGAAACTGGGCGACGTGATGGACCGCGCGGTGCAGGCCGGGCTGACGGAGGGCGCGGGCCTGGTGTTCGTGGAACCGGGCGACCGGAACGAGGAGTACTACCTGAACCCCCGCTACCTGGACTTCCTGACGCAGGAGGTGATGCCGCGCGTGGAGGGTGAACTGGTGCAGGCGTCCGTGCGGGGCCTGTGGGGCGCCAGTCTGGGCGGGCTGATCAGCCTGTTCCTGGGGTCCAGGCACCCGGAGTTGTTCAGCCGGGTGGCGGCGCACAGCGGGGCGTTCATCGCGCGGCCCGGCGCCACCCGTGACGGCGTGATCGACACCACCACCGCTGGCGAGTGGCTGCTGGAACAACTGCGCGCCGCGCCCCCCACGCACTTGACGACCAGCCTGGATACCGGCACGCTGGAATGGCTGACCGGCCCGAACCGCCGTATGGCGGGCCTGTTCGCGGACCTGGGTCTGAACCACCAGTACCGCGAGTACCCCAGCGGGCACAACTGGGTCACGTGGCGCGAGGCGCTGCCCGAGGCGTTCCTGTACCTGCAAGGCGGCGCGTAA